ATCAGCATCTCCAAAACGGTGAGTGTGGTAAGCCGGAGTCTTGGCTGGTGCTTAAAGCTGCACCGGGAGCCGGAATTTACCTAGGATTTTCGCGACCAGTCAGTCGTGCGGCGTTGCGCGAGGCCTTGGTCCATGGCGATGCAGCCAAGGATCTACTGCATTTTGTCACCGTAAAGCCCGGTGATTATTTTGAGATCGAGCCAGGGGTGCCGCATGCCATTGGCGGCGGTGTGACGCTACTTGAGCCGCAGCGCATCCTCACGGGACAGGCTGGTAAGACCTACCGCATGTGGGATTGGGGACGACGCTACGACCGAGAGGGGCGCCTCGATATGTCCGGTGGTGCGGCGCGTCCGCTGCACGTGGATGAGAGTCTGCCGTTGGTCGATCCTGAGCACCAAGTGGGCGAGAGCTTTGTTGCGACTCTGCGCAGGGAGCCCCGCGTGCTTAATCTTGCCGGGGGCATTTCTGTTCGTGAGTTTCCCGCTAATCCGTACTATAAGACAGCCCTTGTTATTGTGCCGGCCGGTGCTGAACTCAACGTGCGTATCGAAGACGGCTACAGTGCGATGCTGATGCTCGAGGGTCATGTCGAGGCAAATCAGGTCCAGCTAGGACAGGGGCAGTCGGCGCTGGTGCCTGCCGTGGCGTCACCGCTTCATCTGGTGGCCGGTGAGCGCTCAGAGATTGCCTTGGTGGCGCCGGCAGGTGCCACGCTCAACTTCACCTCTCGCACAAGTCGTTAATTAAGGTCCCTTGATGTCCATTGAATTACAAAAAGAAATCGCCAAGCGCCGTACTTTTGCCATTATCTCGCACCCTGACGCCGGTAAAACGACGCTCACTGAAAAGCTGCTGCTCTACGGTGGTGCTATCCAAATGGCGGGTACAGTTAAGGCCAAGCGATCGAAAAAGTTCGCCACATCCGACTGGATGGAGATCGAGAAGCAGCGCGGCATCTCCGTAACTAGCTCGGTGATGAAGTTTCCTTACGCAGGATTTGAGATCAACCTGATCGACACTCCTGGTCACCAGGATTTCTCTGAGGACACCTACCGAACGTTGACGGCAGTCGACTCGGCACTGATGTTGATTGACGCCGCCAATGGCGTCGAGACCCAGACCAAGAAACTTTTCGAGGTATGTGCACTCCGCAAGACGCCGGTAATGGCCTTCGTCAACAAGATGGACCGCGAGGGACGTGATCCCTTCGATCTGATGGATGAAATTGAAAAAGTCCTGGGCATCAGCTGTTTTGCTGTGACCTGGCCCATCGGCATGGGGCCCTCCTTTAGGGGTGTCTATCACCGTATCAGTAACCAGCTGCTCATTTTTGAGAAGGATGCCGACCGTGCCCGTCCGGTGCCGCTTAAAGGCCTGGCTTTAGACAGTCCAGAGGTCGTTGCTGAACTAGGTGAGGAGGCCACGCGGCAGCTCCTTGCTGAGATTGAACTACTCACGGGTGCGGGGGGTGACTTCGACCGTGAGGCCTATCTTGAGGGGCGACTGGCACCGCTGTTCTTCGGTAGTGCGGTCAATAATTTCGGGGTGCAGACTTTGCTCGAGGCACTCATCGATATTGCGCCCGAGCCACTACCGCGGGCAGCCGTTGAGCGGAAGGTTGCCTCGACTGAGGCGAAATTTAGCGCTTTCATTTTCAAAGTTCAGGCTAACATGGATCCGTCTCACCGGGACCGTGTGGCGTTTATGCGGATTTGTTCGGGGCGCTTTGAGCGCAATATGAAGGCATTCCACGTGCGTCTGGGTCGTGACATGCGGCTTGGGCGGCCGACGCAGTTCATGGCGCAGGACCGGAGCTTAGTCGATGAGGCCTTTGCTGGTGACATTGTCGGTATCCATGATCCCGGTGTCTTCAAGATTGGCGACTCTCTCAGCGAAGGTGAAGTTTTAAGTTATACGGGTATCCCGGTTTTCGCCCCGGAGCATTTCTGCCGCGTCGTTTTGCGTGACCCACTCAAGTCCAAGCAGCTAAGCAAGGGTCTCGATCAGCTGTCGGAAGAAGGTGCGGTACAGGTGTTCAGACCAGCGCATTCCAATGAGCAGTACCTAGGTGTTGTGGGTCCGCTGCAGTTTGAAGTTGTGACCTACCGTATCCTTGCTGAGTACGGCGTGCAGGTGCGCTTTGAGGGTCTACCGTATTCGGTAGCGCGGTGGATAAGTTCGACGAAACCTGAGGTACTTGATCAATTCATTCGGGCCAGTGGATCGGCGATTTGCTACGATCAACATGACCATCCCACGATTCTAGTGGACGAGCCTTGGCGCCTGCGCCTACTAGAGGAGCGGAATCCTGACATAAGATTCTCGGCGACGTCCGAGGGTCCAGGTAAAGTTCGATAGATTAAAGTACGCAAAATTGCGGTTCGAAAGATTGATGAATGAAAGGAGGCGAGCGTGATGGTGCCTTTTCGTGTGTTTGATCGTGAGAATAAAGAGCTGTTCGTGGTGCTGAACTACCATCCAGGGGCCTCGGCTGGTGACCAGGGACATTACCTGCTCGCTCGTGAGGACGATAACGAGCGCGATGGTGAGATGGTGATCGTGCCGGCGACCAACTTCGCCAAATTTCGTCTGGTCGACTTTCTCGACGACGGCGGTGACGGTTACTCAGATTAATTACGTTGCTCACTAAAAAAACAAAACCCCTTGGTCGCAACCAAGGGGTTTTGTTTTACGTACCGTCAAGCTTAGCGGACAGCGTCCTTAAGCTCTTTACCTGGGCGGAATACCGGCACTTTGCGTGCTGGGATATGGATCTCTTCGCCAGTTTGAGGGTTGCGACCAACGCGCGCTTTGCGGTTGGAAACAGCAAAGGTGCCGAAGCCAACGAGCTTAACGCCGCCGTCTTTTTTCTTGATGTTCTTGCTCACCACGTCGATGAAAGCATCGAGGGTGCGCTCGGTGTCAGCCTTGGTCAACGAGGTGACTTTGGCGATTGCTTCGATTAGTTCCGCCTTGTTCATAAAAACTCCTCCGAAAGATAACGACGAATTATCAGTGAGAAAAACATACCTCTTAGGTGCGATCTATACAGGTTTACGCAGGTCCCTTCGGAAGTCAAGCACTTGTCCGTTGGCAAGTTGCTAATCCAACCGAATGCATGGATTGTAGCAATTGATTTGGATACAATGACGGGTATGCGCCTTAGTTTTGAAAATTTTACTTGCGTTAAAGGGCGATGGCTGCTTGGTCTTGCGCTCTTCTTATGCATGTCAGCATCTGCTATCGCAAGCGATGTCTTAGGTGATCGCTTAGTGATTGCCGTTAACAGTATGCCGTATTCGCAGCGACAACTCGAACTCTACCTAACGATCAAACAAAGCTTGCGTCCTGAAGAAATCGGCGCGCAACAAATCGTCAGCGCAGCAAACTGGAGCGAAGCCATCACCGTTTTTAGCGAAGAGATGATGATTTTGCAGGAAGCTATGCGGCTAGGTAGTTTTGCCGCATCAGACCAGTTGCTCGATCAGTATAATGGAGCACTACGAAAAAAAATGGCGCGTGGCACCAAATTACAAGACACCCTCAACCGACTCGGTGTGGATGATCTCGCCGTATCGCGCACCCTCGATAGTATCCTTCGCGTAGCGAGCTACAGGCAGAATCGCAATCGCCAAGAATTGCAGGGCCTCAGCGTTAAAAATGCGAATGCGAGCAAGACGAAAGACACGGAACCCAAGTGGCTGCAGGAATTACGAGGCCGCACGACTTTGCGGATTTTTTCTGGCGCGGACACCTACCGTGAAATCAGTCCAACAGTGGGAGGGGGCGGTGGCAAAAAAGGTTGATGCAGATCACCTTAAGATTTGGCCACTGAAGCGCGACACCTCACACATGGCTACCCTCGGGCAGTGGGCCGCGCGGTGGCAAACTGGTTCGGAGGTCTTTTGGGATTTCGATGCTCTCATAGCGATGTTGGCGCGCCCCATTTGTCGCGGCTTTATTTTTGCCGTGTCATCCGAGGCACCGTGGGCAGCTGTGGCTTTTCTTGACGTCGGCACATATAGCGCCGATCTCCTTTATATTTATGTCGATCCTAAGCATCGTGGCCAACAGGTAGGAGCGCACATGCTCGGAGCAATCATTGATCTATTGCAGTTGGAGCCAGAGCTCGAGGATCTTCTGCTCGAGGTGCGTCCGTCCAATCTCGCGGCCATAAAATTATATGAGCGGCTTGGATTTTTGCGCGTTGGTGTACGAAAGCGCTATTACAGCAACGCCGAAGATGCTTTAGTATTCAAGCTGCGACTGCGAGATGATTCAGTTTGACCATTGAAAGATCGAGCATGACTACTGCCATGAGTCCCGCTAACTCCTGGGCATCTGAAGACGCCGACTTAGTCTGGTTGCAGACTAGTTTTATCGGCGACATTGTGCTGACGACGGGAGCCATGGCCCTAGCCAAGAAGCGTTGGCCACAGCGTCGCCAGCATCTCATTACTACTAAGGTCGGCGCCCAAGTTTTACGCGACGCGCCCGAGTTGACGAGCTGTCACGTCTTTGACAAGGCCGGGGCCAATTCTTGGCAGGCGATATGCCGTGTTAAAAAAAGCGTCAAGGAAGCTCTCGCTGGTCGGCAAGCGGTCCTGCTGCGCGCACACCGTAGTACGAGATCTATGTTGCTGGCGCGCACCTTGGGGCTCCCCGAGATCACCTACCAAGAATCCAGCTTTGCTAGTCTGGCTAAACGACTTGTGCCGCGGGTGGCAGTGTTTCATGAAACGCAGCGCTTAGCTTTACTGCTCGAGCCACTCGGTGTGTCGCGCCAGGATATTTGCGGTGCCATGCCTAAATTGTTGCCACTTGCGTTAGATCACGGAGTCACATGGCAGCATGAGTTGAGCCAGCATCGAGGTTCCGTCATTGCGGTGGCTCCCGGTAGTGTGTGGGGGACCAAGCGGTGGTTACCGGAGCATTTTGCCGCATTGATCGCGCGCTTTGCCACCTTGCCTGCGACCAAGATCCTATTAATTGGGAGCGCTGCGGAGTCTCCCGTAGCCGACGCGATCATGGAGCAACTTGGCATCGTGCCGCAGGTTCTCAATTTAGTCGGTAAGACCAGTCTAGACGATATGCGTCGCTTGTTACCGCGGGCCCAACTGTTAGTCGCAAACGATAGTTCTCCGGTCCATTATGCATCAGCTTTAGGTATACCCACCGTCGCCCTATTTGGTGCGACCATCCCCGCCATGGGCTTTGGTCCTTTGGCTAAAGGGTCGCAGACAGTTGGCGTTGATATGAACTGCCGCCCGTGCAGTGATCACGGTCCTCAGGTTTGCCCCCGCGGTCACTTTAAGTGTATGAGGGACTTGAGTGTGGATGTGGTCTGGGCTACCTGTAGTCAGGTGCTAAGTATTTAGGGTCTCTAAAGTAGTTTGATAGAGGAGCGCGCATCAATGTCCATGCATTTAACTTGGCGGCGACCGGTGGCGCGGACTCTTGGTGCGGACTTTACAAAAGGAATCGCTGAACTCATTGCGACCGTGACGCATGGCTTTTTTTTTGCAGACGACGTGACCAAAGTCTTTCAGTACGAAGTTGCGCCCGCGCTTAAGATGCTCCTGTCCTGTGTCGGATTAGCTTATCACGAGGAACCCGTAGTTCTCGCGGGGCTCGACATCGAGGCGCTGGCGACCGAGCTCCAAGGGCTAGGCCCCCTATTACGCGCCGATATTGATGCGGCCTTGAGCAATGATCCCGCGACCGCCGATCCCGTCGAGGTGCTCTTTAGTTATCCAGGATTCAAGGCCATCACGACCCATCGCGTCGCCCATGTGTTATTTCAGCGGGGTGTGCCGCTGCTGCCGCGTATGATCAGCGAATATGCCCATCAGATGACAGGTATCGATATTCACCCTGGGGCACAAATTGGCAGTCACTTCTTCATTGATCACGGTACTGGCGTGGTCATCGGTGAGACCGCTATTATCGGCAGTCATGTGACGCTATATCAAGGTGTGACGCTAGGAGCCAAAAGGTTCAAGCGTGATGACCAAGGTCAATTGATCAAGGGACAGGCGCGTCATCCGATCCTCGGTGACCGCGTGACAGTCTATGCCGGTGCAGCGATCTTAGGGCGCATCAGCGTTGGAGCGGGCAGTGTGATCGGTGGCAATGTCTGGTTGACCGAGAGTGTTCCTGCCAATAGCCGCATTACGCAGCAGCAGTTTGTGGCTGGTTTTTTCCGCGATGGGGATGGGATCTAAAAAGGGCGCCTGGAGTGAGTGAGGCATAGCGCCTCGATTCATAAGCGGCGATCAAAATAGGTGTTCCTGTATTTTCCAAACCAATTCCGCTATACTTTATAATAACTGGAATTATTCTAAAGTACGCTGCTTCTGGTTCCGAGGGCTATGAATACCCAAATATATCAGTTGATTACACGTCAAAAGAACGAATCCCAAAGGGGTCCGGGCGACTCGCTTGTTCATCGAGACGGGTCCGAGCGTCTTTCCCATGAGCTCGACTCGCCTCTCGTTAAGGTGGTTCTTGGTCCGCGCCGCTGCGGTAAATCGACAATGATTAGACAGGTTCTGCAAGGCAAGCCATACGCCTACCTCAACTGTGAGGATGAGGGCTTTCCTAAAGATGTAAGCGGCGATGACATTATGGCCGCTCTTGATAAAGCCTATCCACATGCGAGGTATTTTTTCTTTGATGAGATCCAAAACTTCGAAAATTGGGAGCCTTTTCTCCATCGTCTGCATCGTGAAGGTCGTAACTGTATCGTTACTGGTTCAAATGCTCACCTCCTGAGTCGTGAGCTAGCCTCGGCACTGACGGGACGCCATATTGCGATCGAACTTTTGCCGTTTTCTTATCCAGAATATTTACGGTGCGGTCACGAAGATGACGATGTCGAGCTGATGAGGTATTTGCAGCGTGGCGGATTTCCCGAAGTTTTGGTTAGGGGGGCAGACGAGAGATCTTATCTCGGCACTCTGTGGGACTCTGTCGTGCTAAAAGACGTAGTCCGACGCTATAAAATCCGTAATGTCAGCGAACTACATGATCTTTATTCTGTTTTACTCCATGCCATTGGCTCGCGATTCAACAATGATAGTTTAGTGCGCGCTTTAAATTCCAGAGTTAGTGCTCCGACAGTCAAGAAGTTTCTGTTGTACGGTGCCGAAGCTTATTTGTTCGCCGAGCTACCTCGTTTTCATTACGGTGCGCGTAAAAGATTGAAGTTTGATCGCAAAGCGTACGTATTTGATAACGGATTTCTGATTGCCAAAAAGGTCTTCACATCACCAGATTATGGCCGACTGCTTGAGAATATGGTGTTTATCGAATTGGTCCGAAGAACATTTCGCCCCGGACTAAACCTATTTTACTACGTTACGACAGAAGGTTTTGAGGTTGATTTTTTATTACGCCAAGGCAGCAAGAATCACGAGCTCATTCAAGTGACCTGGAACATGAGTGAGCAAAAAACTAGGGAAAGGGAACTGCGCGCTCTGCATCAAGCCGCTTCAGAACTCGGGGTCGATAATGTGCGTATCCTCACATGGGATCAAGCTGAAGTATTACAGACACAGCATGTGAGCATCATCGTTGAGCCAGTAAGACATTGGCTCATGCGATCTGACCACAGTTTGTAGTAGAGACTCATGGCTTGATATTGCCAAACAACACTCATGAATTTAAACTCGACCTCTGACCTCAGTAGGCTCTTCGTAGCCTCATCCGCCTTCATCATATTGAGGACTTAAGTTATGCAACGTCAGCATCGTCCCAAAATTGCCGCCAACATTATTGAGACCATCGGTAACACGCCGCTAGTGCGGCTAGGTAAATTGGCTGCTGACGTCCCGGCGCAGATCTTGCTCAAGCTTGAGTTCTTCAATCCACTCTCGAGCGTGAAGGACCGGATCGGTGCCGCTATGATCGAAGCGGCGGAGCGTGCTGGTAAGCTTAAGCCTGGCGCCACAATCGTTGAGCCTACCAGCGGAAACACTGGCATCGGGCTGGCTTTCGTCGCCGCGCAGAAGGGCTACCGGCTGATCCTCACGATGCCGGAGACGATGAGCATCGAGCGTCGCAAGATGCTCAAGGCACTAGGCGCTGAACTGGTGCTGACGCCAGGAGAGCAGGGGATGCGTGGCGCCATCGCTAAAGCTGAGGAGCTACTCGCCCAAAATCCTAGTTATGTCATGCCGCAGCAATTCAAGAACGTCGCCAACGTCGAGGCACATAAGCGCACGACCGCGCTTGAAATTTGGGAAGACACCGACGGCAAGGTTGATTTTCTC
This DNA window, taken from Deltaproteobacteria bacterium, encodes the following:
- a CDS encoding peptide chain release factor 3, whose amino-acid sequence is MSIELQKEIAKRRTFAIISHPDAGKTTLTEKLLLYGGAIQMAGTVKAKRSKKFATSDWMEIEKQRGISVTSSVMKFPYAGFEINLIDTPGHQDFSEDTYRTLTAVDSALMLIDAANGVETQTKKLFEVCALRKTPVMAFVNKMDREGRDPFDLMDEIEKVLGISCFAVTWPIGMGPSFRGVYHRISNQLLIFEKDADRARPVPLKGLALDSPEVVAELGEEATRQLLAEIELLTGAGGDFDREAYLEGRLAPLFFGSAVNNFGVQTLLEALIDIAPEPLPRAAVERKVASTEAKFSAFIFKVQANMDPSHRDRVAFMRICSGRFERNMKAFHVRLGRDMRLGRPTQFMAQDRSLVDEAFAGDIVGIHDPGVFKIGDSLSEGEVLSYTGIPVFAPEHFCRVVLRDPLKSKQLSKGLDQLSEEGAVQVFRPAHSNEQYLGVVGPLQFEVVTYRILAEYGVQVRFEGLPYSVARWISSTKPEVLDQFIRASGSAICYDQHDHPTILVDEPWRLRLLEERNPDIRFSATSEGPGKVR
- a CDS encoding HU family DNA-binding protein; this translates as MNKAELIEAIAKVTSLTKADTERTLDAFIDVVSKNIKKKDGGVKLVGFGTFAVSNRKARVGRNPQTGEEIHIPARKVPVFRPGKELKDAVR
- a CDS encoding GNAT family N-acetyltransferase codes for the protein MRMRARRKTRNPSGCRNYEAARLCGFFLARTPTVKSVQQWEGAVAKKVDADHLKIWPLKRDTSHMATLGQWAARWQTGSEVFWDFDALIAMLARPICRGFIFAVSSEAPWAAVAFLDVGTYSADLLYIYVDPKHRGQQVGAHMLGAIIDLLQLEPELEDLLLEVRPSNLAAIKLYERLGFLRVGVRKRYYSNAEDALVFKLRLRDDSV
- a CDS encoding glycosyltransferase family 9 protein, whose product is MTTAMSPANSWASEDADLVWLQTSFIGDIVLTTGAMALAKKRWPQRRQHLITTKVGAQVLRDAPELTSCHVFDKAGANSWQAICRVKKSVKEALAGRQAVLLRAHRSTRSMLLARTLGLPEITYQESSFASLAKRLVPRVAVFHETQRLALLLEPLGVSRQDICGAMPKLLPLALDHGVTWQHELSQHRGSVIAVAPGSVWGTKRWLPEHFAALIARFATLPATKILLIGSAAESPVADAIMEQLGIVPQVLNLVGKTSLDDMRRLLPRAQLLVANDSSPVHYASALGIPTVALFGATIPAMGFGPLAKGSQTVGVDMNCRPCSDHGPQVCPRGHFKCMRDLSVDVVWATCSQVLSI
- a CDS encoding serine acetyltransferase codes for the protein MSMHLTWRRPVARTLGADFTKGIAELIATVTHGFFFADDVTKVFQYEVAPALKMLLSCVGLAYHEEPVVLAGLDIEALATELQGLGPLLRADIDAALSNDPATADPVEVLFSYPGFKAITTHRVAHVLFQRGVPLLPRMISEYAHQMTGIDIHPGAQIGSHFFIDHGTGVVIGETAIIGSHVTLYQGVTLGAKRFKRDDQGQLIKGQARHPILGDRVTVYAGAAILGRISVGAGSVIGGNVWLTESVPANSRITQQQFVAGFFRDGDGI
- a CDS encoding ATP-binding protein, yielding MNTQIYQLITRQKNESQRGPGDSLVHRDGSERLSHELDSPLVKVVLGPRRCGKSTMIRQVLQGKPYAYLNCEDEGFPKDVSGDDIMAALDKAYPHARYFFFDEIQNFENWEPFLHRLHREGRNCIVTGSNAHLLSRELASALTGRHIAIELLPFSYPEYLRCGHEDDDVELMRYLQRGGFPEVLVRGADERSYLGTLWDSVVLKDVVRRYKIRNVSELHDLYSVLLHAIGSRFNNDSLVRALNSRVSAPTVKKFLLYGAEAYLFAELPRFHYGARKRLKFDRKAYVFDNGFLIAKKVFTSPDYGRLLENMVFIELVRRTFRPGLNLFYYVTTEGFEVDFLLRQGSKNHELIQVTWNMSEQKTRERELRALHQAASELGVDNVRILTWDQAEVLQTQHVSIIVEPVRHWLMRSDHSL
- the cysK gene encoding cysteine synthase A is translated as MQRQHRPKIAANIIETIGNTPLVRLGKLAADVPAQILLKLEFFNPLSSVKDRIGAAMIEAAERAGKLKPGATIVEPTSGNTGIGLAFVAAQKGYRLILTMPETMSIERRKMLKALGAELVLTPGEQGMRGAIAKAEELLAQNPSYVMPQQFKNVANVEAHKRTTALEIWEDTDGKVDFLVAGVGTGGTITGTATALKELKPSFKAVAVEPKDSPVLSGGAPGPHKIQGIGAGFVPDILDRKVVDEVVTVSNEDAGHWASRVAKEEGILVGISAGAAISAALQLGKRPENKGKMIVVIIPSCGERYLSTWLFDE